ATTTGTTCTACAATAAACCCATGACCCTGATGGTCGATCTTCCCGAAGACGTCCTCGCGGCGCTCGGCGCTGAGCCGCAGCGCGAGGTTCTTGAAAGCGTCGTTTTGCATCTGGTCACCCAAGGCAAGCTGCCGGTTGCCAGAGCAGGAGAGTTGCTGGGGATGGACCGGCTCTCGGCTATCCGCTGGTACGCGGCTCGAGAGGAGGCATACTCCAACCTCGACGACGAGGATCTGGACCTGCTCATTGACGACATCAAGAAGCGCAACGCGGCCTTGGACGCCGACATCATGGAAGCTATAGACGAAGCAGTAAGCAAGGCGTGAGGATCGTCTTTGATACGAATACTCTGGTG
This portion of the Deinococcota bacterium genome encodes:
- a CDS encoding UPF0175 family protein, which gives rise to LFYNKPMTLMVDLPEDVLAALGAEPQREVLESVVLHLVTQGKLPVARAGELLGMDRLSAIRWYAAREEAYSNLDDEDLDLLIDDIKKRNAALDADIMEAIDEAVSKA